AACAGCATCTTAGGAAACACCGGTAAACGGCGGACCCAGGGGCGAGAAAACCCTCCCCAGAATGCCACCAGTCCCATCGAAATGATTTGGGCTGCCATTAAAGGTGGAGGCGCGGCTCCCAGGGGATTTAGAAGCGAATACAGAAATTCCCCCACAACCGCCACTCCGATACCCCGCGCCGGGCCCAGGAAATAACCGGCAATAAAAAAGGTGGCCGTAATCAGCTCGATATTCGGGATGTACAAAAAGGCCCACCCAAGAGCAATTGCAAGAGCGACAAAAACAGCCATTTGAATCCAGATGCGCAGACGTTGGGACATACGTGACAAGCCTTTCGTGTTTTTGTGGCACAACAACAGCAGTCACTGAGACTCCAAAACACCAAGAATTATTTGACACTCACGCCCTAATTTTAAAAATTTAGATCCCTTCGCGTCTTCGAGTCTTGGTGGCCATAAAAAGTTTCTTTTAAATGTACAAATAATGTTTTTCAAAGACAAATCAATTTTACTCCGTACAAAATTTTGAAAAAAAAAGTGAAACCTTTTAAGCAACATATCGTATAAGGTATCGAATTTTTGAATGATTTATTCGATTTTTTCATACTGGAGAGTCACATGTCCGAACACACGAAAGAGCGGATTTTACAGGCAGCGGCGCGGATTTTTGGTAAGTTTGGGTACACAAAAACAAATATTGAGGACATCGCCCGCGAAGCGGGCATTGGGAAAGCCACTATTTACCACTACTTTAAAAGCAAAGAAGATGTTTTTCTTACCATTGTTCGCAACGAAGCGCATTCTCTTGAAATCCGCATTGACGAGGCCTTAAAAAAAGCCGGAAGCCCTCAGGAAAAACTCAAAACCTTCTTTCACACCCAGTACAAACATCTTTTCG
The Calditrichota bacterium genome window above contains:
- a CDS encoding TetR/AcrR family transcriptional regulator yields the protein MSEHTKERILQAAARIFGKFGYTKTNIEDIAREAGIGKATIYHYFKSKEDVFLTIVRNEAHSLEIRIDEALKKAGSPQEKLKTFFHTQYKHLF
- a CDS encoding ECF transporter S component; translation: MSQRLRIWIQMAVFVALAIALGWAFLYIPNIELITATFFIAGYFLGPARGIGVAVVGEFLYSLLNPLGAAPPPLMAAQIISMGLVAFWGGFSRPWVRRLPVFPKMLFLGFSGLVLTFLYDLFTTLSFLAFAGLNKTTFLASVIYGLGFYVLHIIGNFIIFLVVVPFSIQFLEKHGQGFFPDPQKILKEADL